Within Paenibacillus albicereus, the genomic segment AGGAGCAACTGCCTTCATGGCAGGCGGCGCCGTGCTGCCGATGATCCGGTTCGCCGTTGATCCCCTCTTGGAGAAGCGCGCGGGCGGCAGTTTCGTGAAGGTCGTGGAAGAGAGCAAGGTGAAGGTCGGAGAGCCGACCGAATTCAAGTTCAAGATCCATCAGGTGGATGCTTGGTATGTAAGCGATCCCGAGCAGGCGGCCTGGATCATGAAGGACGACAACGGCAAGATTTTCGCCCTTTCGCCGGTGTGCAAGCACCTCGGCTGCACGATCGGATGGAACACGACGACTGCTAATCAATATGTGTGTCCTTGCCACGGCGCGCATTACACGGTAGATGGCAAAAACCTGAGCGTGGCGCCGGCTCCGCTTGACGAGTACCAGGTCAAGGTCGAGAACGGGTTCGTCTACTTGGGCGATATCATCCCCAACACGCGGGTTTAATGGGAGGCGTTAGTTCCAATGTTTAAAAGCGTATACAACTGGATCGACGAGCGTCTTGACGTTACGCCGCTGTGGCGGGATGTAGCGGACCATGAAGTGCCGGAGCATGTCAACCCGGCGCATCACTTTTCCGCGTTCGTCTATTGCTTCGGAGGACTGACGTTCTTCATCACGGTCATCCAGATTCTATCCGGCATGTTCTTGACGATGTATTATGTGCCGGACATCATCAATGCCTATGCCAGCGTCGACTACCTGCAGCACAAGGTGCCGTTCGGCTCGATCGTCCGCGGCATGCACCACTGGGGCGCGAGCCTCGTCATCGTCATGATGTTCCTACATACGCTGCGTGTCTTCTTTACGGGCTCCTACAAGGCGCCTCGCGAGATGAACTGGGTCGTAGGCGTGCTGATCTTCTTCATCATGCTCGGCCTCGGCTTTACGGGCTACCTGCTGCCGTGGGACAACAAGGCTTACTTCGCGACCAAGGTCGGCATCCAGATCGCGGACTCCGTCCCGTATATCGGGGAGTATATCAAAATCTTCCTGCAAGGCGGCGAGATCGTTGGCGCGACGACGCTGACGCGCTTCTTCGCAATCCACGTGTTCTTCCTGCCAGGCGCCCTGCTGGCTCTGCTGGCCGCGCACTTCCTGATGATCCGCAAGCAAGGTATCGCGGGTCCTCTATAACCGAGAGGAGGGACCTAAATGGCTCACGGAAACAAAAACGAAAAGGTCGTTTATGTCGGCGACTCCCGGGTGCGCAAGCCTTCTGGAGTCGTATCGGTGCCGCCGGACTACACGTCCTTCCCAGGCCGTTCGGAGGCGTTCATCCCGAACTTCCTGCTCAAGGAATGGATGGTCGGCTGCGTCGTCCTGGTCGGATTCCTCGTCCTGACGATCGCACACCCGGCTCCGCTCGGCTATCCGGCGGACCCGACTAACTCGGCGTTCATTCCGATTCCGGACTGGTACTTCCTGTTCCTGTACCAGCTGCTCAAGTATCCTTGGGTATCCGGCGATTATGTCGCTTGGGGCGTCGTCGGCATTCCCGGCGTCGCATTCGGCTCGCTCATGCTGGCTCCGTTCCTGGACACCGGCAAAGAGCGTCGCTTCTACCGCCGTCCGATCGCGAGCGCGCTCATGCTGCTCTCGCTCGTCGCGTGCTTCTATCTGACCAAGGTGAGCTGGGACTTCTACCAGCATGAGCTTGAAGTCACGGGTACGGTGCCGGAGCATCTCACCCGCGAGGAAGAGGCGCGCGAGGCGGCCATGTCCGGCAAGGAACCGCCTTCGGCGACGAAGCCGGTCGAGGAGGTCGCCCTGGTCGATGCGGACAACGCGGACATCAAGGCAATCATGGAAAAGGCCGGCTGCCTGCAATGCCACGGCACCGACCTGAAAGGCCAAGCCGGAGCGAAGATTCCTTCGCTGCGTGGCGTCGGCGACCTGCTGACGAAGGAAGAGCTGGCTGACATCGTCACGAACGGCAAAGGTTCGATGCCGGCGTTCGGCGAGCAGCTCTCCTCCGAAGAGATCAATACGCTGGCCGACTGGCTGGCGAAGCAAAAAGCTGCCGGCGAATAAGCCTCGGCTATGCGATAGGCCTGACTGTCCAACGGCAGTCAGGTCTTTTCTGCATCGATTTCCGCACCAAAGGAGGAACTTACGATGGGATTCAAGCTGGACCGCAGCCTCCTGCTGTACCGGCCGTTCCTGTGGACGCTGTTCATCGTCAATGCGCTCGGGACCGTCTACGGCTATTATTGGTATGCCTATCAGCTTGAGCAGACCGTCAGCGACGGGCACCCCTGGTGGCAAATCGTCTTTGTGCCCGACAGTCCGACCGCGAGCCTGTTCTTCACGCTGGCGCTGCTCTACCTGCTGTTCCCGCCTGCATCGCCCGGACGCGGCGCGCGGCTGCTGCGGTCGGGGATCGAGGCGCTCGGCGTCGTCACCTCGATCAAATACGGCATCTGGGCGGTCGCGATGATATTGGCCGGCGCTTCCCAAGGGGAGCCGCTGGAGCCGCAGCACTACATGCTAATGGCCTCGCATCTCGGCATGGCGGTCCAAGCGCTGCTCTACCTGCCTTTTTTCCGGTTCCGCAAAGCTGCCGCTGCTTTCGCGCTGCTCTGGCTGCTGTTCAACGACTACAACGATTACGCCTTCGGCATTTTCCCTTATTTGCCGTCGCCTTTGTACGACCATGTGCCCGAGGTACGGACGTTTACGGTCGGGCTGACCGTATTCAGCTTCCTCGTCACGCTGCTCGGACTGGCCTTATTGAGGCGGGGAAGCGACGGCCGCGACCGCTGACGAGCTTCGGAACGCCTGGATTGGCCATCATAAACCTGCCTGTCCCCGCATAAAGTAGGACAGACAGGGAGGGATAAGCATGTCGAGACGATGGTGGGCGGCGTTGACAGCGGGCTTGGCGGCTGCCCTTCTGCTGCACGGGGCCGCGCTGGCGGCCGCGGCAAGCCGGGAGTATGCCGCGAGCGAGGACGAGCTGCGCCTTCGCGCCAAGCAGGAGAGCTTCCGAGCTGCCGCCGACCAGCTCTATGAATCCGTCATGGCGGCGGACCGCAACGGCATTTTCTATACGCTCCGAGATGCGGAGGCGGCAGCCGGCGACGAGACGTTGCGGTCGAGCGGCGGAGAGCTCGGCTGGATCGCCGTGGATGAGGCGCTCCGGCAAGCTTCCGCAGCGGCAAGCCGGCAGTCGGATACGGACGGGCTGCTGGCGGCAGCGTCCAAGGTGCGGCTGGCAGCCGACAGCCTGACCGGAGGCGACGATGCCCTATGGCTGCAATATCGTCCGATCCTCAAGGAGGACGCGCGTCAGCTCATTATCGCTTGGACGACGTCCGGCGCGTCCGACAACGGGACGGCGGAGGCTCGGATGAAGACGCTTCAGCAGCACTGGGAGCTGATCGAGCCCTCCGCGCTGCTCATGCGGGACAAGGCGCTCGCCGAAGCGATGCGGGACAGCATCGCTTACAGCTCCAGGCTGCTGACGTCGAGGGACGGCACCCGGACCGGCTGGGCGGTGCAATCGTTCGAGTCGCTGTCCGGCACCGCGGACCGGCTGTTCCTCGCCGGCGGCGGGGGAGGGGACCTGCCTGCCGAGGCGCTCCCGCTCCCCCCTCGCGCAGGCGGAAGCTGGCTGATCTATGCGATCGTGCCGCTTATCTGCGCCTTGCTCACGTACGTCGGCTGGTCGAACTACCGACAGGGCCAGCATGGCGTCATTGTCCTCCCGGCGCGTCCGGAGCGGCCTAGCCGCAACGGAGTCGTCCGCAAATAAGCCTAAAAGCCCTACCGTCTGCGCAGACGGTAGGGCTTTTGGGCTTCATGAGACCGAACGAGAGAAGAGGAGAGTCAGAATCAGGCCTCTTCCTTGAAGCCCTCTCCGAGCACGTCGTGCACGTCGCTGATGACGATGAATGCGCGCGGATCGATCGTTTTCACGATCAAGCGGAGCGCCCGGATCTCGCTGCGGGAGACGACGCAATAGATCATGTTGCGCTGCGCCTTGGAATAGGCGCCGACGGCAGGAATAAGCGTCACTCCTCGCTCGAGCTCGACGGTGATGCGATCCGCGATCTCCTCGCCTTTTTCGCTGATGATCGAGAACGCTTTGGCGGCATAGGCGCCTTCCTGGATGAAGTCGATCAGCTTGGAGGCGATGAAGACGGCGACGAGCGTGTAGAGGACATTCTGCTTCGGGATGTACAGCAGCGAAATGCCGATGATGATGGCGTCGAACGACAGGATGATCTGGCCCATGCTCCAGCCTTTGGCGCGGTTGATGATGCGGGCGGCGATGTCGACGCCGCCGGTCGTGCCGCCGAAGCGAAATACGATGCCGAGGCCGCCGCCAAGCGTCACGCCCGCGTACAGGGCGGCAAGGATGAGGTCATTCTCGGCGTAGAACGGCTCGATCCAGCCGGTTTCGATGCCCTTTTCAAAAATAAAAAGGAACAGGGAGAGGCTGAGCGTGCCGACGATCGTCATGACCATCGGCAGCTTGCCCAGAATGCGCAGACCGACGAAGAAGAGCGGAATGTTGAGCAGCAGCGTCGTGATCGACAGCTTCCAGCCGAACGCATAGTTGAGCAGGACGGCGATGCCGGTCACGCCCCCCTCCATGAGCTGGTTGGGCAGAAGGAAATACTGCAGGCCAAAGGCGTAGATGGCCGTTCCGAGCAGGACGGGAAGGATGGACTTGTACAGATAGCGGTAAGCAAGATTGGACATGGCGGTATTCTCCTTGGCTTCACAGTGTGAGCGGGCAGCCTCGCAGCGGCTTTCCCTATATTGTGTTCAAAACTGCTTTAGGATAACATAGGTAAAGATACGTTGCAAAAAGGGGACCGTCATATGGAGGAAAAATCCCTCGCTGAAATCCAGCGCGAGGTAGACCGCTACATAGGTCAGTTCAAGGAAGGCTACTTCAGCCCGCTGTCCCTCGTGGCGAGACTGGCGGAGGAAGTCGGCGAGCTGGCGCGGGAAGTGAACCATGCGTATGGCGAAAAGCCGAAGAAGCCGGACGAGGCGGACAACTCCATCGAAATGGAGCTCGGCGACATCCTGTTCATTCTGAACTGCTTCGCCAATTCGCTGGACATCGACCTGACGAAGGCGCATGACGCCGTCATGCACAAGTTCAATACGCGCGATGCCGATCGCTGGACGCGTAAAAACGGCGAACCGCAATAAAGCCCCGGGCATATGCTGTTACCATCACCCTAGCGCAAGGAAGGTGGGCGGATGGACGGGGAAGGCTGCATCAAAAAAGCGTACGAATGCATCTTGAACGGCGATTTCGATGGAGCGATCGAGTGGTTCCTGCAGGCCATCCAGCTGGAGCCTCGCAACGCTTCCTTTCATTATAAGTGCTCGGTCTCCTGCGCTCGAAGCGGACGGTGGGAGCTGGCTCTCCACCATGCAACCCAAGCCTGCCAGCTGAAGCCGGACCACGAGGAATACCGCTATCATCTGGACGTCGTGGAGGCAAGGCGGCTCGTCTCCGACGCCAAGCTGCTGCTCGCATCCGGAGAAGGCTCCGCGGCGGAAGCGATGGAGTTCCTGCAGGAAGCGCGCATCCTCGACCCGCTGCAGGCCGAGGCCTGCTACCTCGCCGCAGTATGCTGCAAGCAGCTCGGGCGGCTGCGGGAAGCTCGGCTGCTCGCCACAGAGGCTTGCCGGCTCGAGCCGGCGATGGAGGAAGCGAGGCAGCTGAATCGTCAGCTCAAGCGGATGCTCAGGCGGCGTGGGAATGAATGACCGTCCCGGCCGCCTTTTATTTCTGAACCGAGGTGAACCAACATGACAACCCCTATCAAAGTGGCGGTGGCCGGCGCATCCGGCCGCATGGGGCGCGAAGTCGTCAAGCTCGTGCTCCAGGAAGAAGGGCTTCAGCTCGCCGGAGCGATGTCTCCATCGGCGGGCTCCGTCGACGCGGGGCGGCTGGTCGGACTGGACGAGGCCGGCATCAAGGTCGCGCCTACGCTCGAGGCGATGCTGTCCTCTGCCGACATCGACGTGCTCGTCGATTTCACCGTGCCGCAGTCCGTCTATGCCAACACGCTGGAAGCCGTCACGCGCGGCATCCGGCCGGTCGTCGGGGCGACCGGCTTCACTCCGGCCCAGATCGAAGAGCTGGACGAGCTGTGCAAGCAGCAGAAGATCGGAGGGCTGATCGCGCCGAACTTCTCGATCGGAGCCATTTTGATGATGAAATTCGCCGCGGAAGCAGCGAAATATTTCCCTCATCTCGAAATCATCGAGTATCACGGGGACCAGAAGCTTGACGCTCCCTCGGGGACGTCGATCAAGACGGCCGAGCTCATCTCCGCGGCCCGCAACGAGCTGCGCCAAGGCAATCCGATGGAGGAAGAGACGATCGAAGGCTCGCGCGGCGGCTACTACGACGGATTCCGCATCCATAGCGTGAGGCTGCCGGGCGTCTTCGCCCAGCAGGAGGTCGTCTTCGGCGCGTTCGGACAGTCGCTCAAGATCCGGCATGACTCGTATGACCGCGCCGGCTACATGCCGGGCGTCGCGCACGCCGTCCGCAAAGTCATGACCTACGAAGGCATGGTGTACGGCTTCGAGCATATCATGGACGGGTAGCGCACGATTGCCCTCTCATTCATCCCTACTTTCTGTCTGTCAGACCATAAAGGAGCTGGGAAAGATGCTGCAAATCGCATTCATCGCGCATGACCGCAAAAAGGATGAAATGGTCAATTTCATCACCGCCTATGAGGAGGCGTTCAAAGACGCCAAGCTGTATTCGACCGGGACGACGGGCTCTCGCATCATGGAAAAGACGAACCTGAACATCCAGCGCTTCATGAGCGGTCCGCTCGGCGGAGACCAGCAAATCGGAGCGCTGGTCGCCGAGAACGAGCTCGACCTCATCATCTTCCTGCGCGATCCGCTTATGGCGCAGCCGCATGAGCCCGACATCACGGCCCTGCTACGCCTCTGCGACGTGCAAGGCATCCCGGTGGCGACGAACATCGCGACAGCGGAGCTGCTCGTGAAGTCGATGATGCGCGGCGACTTCGCTTGGCGCGAGCTCGTGCACAAGTACAAGCCGGAGTAAGCGCATGAATCCAGATACGCAAGTCGATCTGCTCGTATTCGGCGCTCATGCGGACGATGCCGAGATCGGCATGGGCGGCACGATCGCCCTGCATGCCCGGCAAGGGTTGCGCGTCGGCGTCTGCGACCTGACCCGCAGCGAGATGAGCTCCAACGGAGACCCCAAGCTCCGGGCCGAGGAAGCCGCAGAGGCCTCCCGCATCCTAGGCCTGTCCTACCGGGGCTGTCTCGGCCTGCCGGACCGCGGCCTGACCGGAGACGCGGAGCAGCTTGCCGCCGTTACTCGCGAGATTCGGCTTCGCCGGCCGCGCGTCGTCTTCGCGCCGTATTGGCAAGACCGCCATCCCGACCACAACGCATGCAGCGCGATTGTCGAGGAGGCCGTCTTCAATGCCAAGCTGCGCCGCTACATGCCGGAGCTGCCGCCGGTCCAGGTGGAGCGGCTCGTCTATTATTACATCAACGATCAGCGGGACATCGCCCTGACGGTCGACATCTCGGCGCAGATCGAGACCAAGCTCGATGCCCTCGCCGCCTACCGCTCGCAGTTCGATGCCGCCGGAGGCGACCGCGTAGAGACGCCGCTGACGCAAGGCTACGTGCAGCGGGTGGAGCATCGGGACTATTTGACCGGACAAGCCGCCGGCTGCCGACATGCGGAAGGCTTCGCGCTGAAGCGGCCTTATCCGGTGTCGGGCTTTATCGAAGCTTGATGCTTAACGGCCCTGCGCCTCGAATATAATGGTAGCATCAGGCATCCATGCCGATTCCGCCGCGGATTCAACGGAAAGACAAGAGAGGAGGAGCGGATCGCTCTCCTTGTCTTTCTCGGAACGGATTGGGATGGCCATCAGATGACGGGCGAATGCCGTTTCGCCCTGGGAGGAACCATCATGTCCAGAAAACTTAAAATCGGCATTACCTGCTACCCGACGCTCGGCGGTTCGGGAGTGGTGGCGACCGAGCTCGGCAAGCTGCTCGCGGAAAGAGGCCATGAAATCCATTTCATCACGCACAGCATCCCGTTCCGCCTCGGACAGTTCCACAAGAACATCTTCTATCACGAAGTGGAGGTCAACCAGTATTACGTCTTCCGCTATCCTCCCTACGATCTGAGCCTCGCGAGCAAGATGGCCCAGGTCGCCGCGATGCAGAATCTGGATCTTCTGCATGTGCAT encodes:
- a CDS encoding ubiquinol-cytochrome c reductase iron-sulfur subunit, producing the protein MSNHEYQETAHTPVKRKEMSRRQFLAYTLGGATAFMAGGAVLPMIRFAVDPLLEKRAGGSFVKVVEESKVKVGEPTEFKFKIHQVDAWYVSDPEQAAWIMKDDNGKIFALSPVCKHLGCTIGWNTTTANQYVCPCHGAHYTVDGKNLSVAPAPLDEYQVKVENGFVYLGDIIPNTRV
- the qcrB gene encoding menaquinol-cytochrome c reductase cytochrome b subunit, whose translation is MFKSVYNWIDERLDVTPLWRDVADHEVPEHVNPAHHFSAFVYCFGGLTFFITVIQILSGMFLTMYYVPDIINAYASVDYLQHKVPFGSIVRGMHHWGASLVIVMMFLHTLRVFFTGSYKAPREMNWVVGVLIFFIMLGLGFTGYLLPWDNKAYFATKVGIQIADSVPYIGEYIKIFLQGGEIVGATTLTRFFAIHVFFLPGALLALLAAHFLMIRKQGIAGPL
- a CDS encoding menaquinol-cytochrome c reductase cytochrome b/c subunit; amino-acid sequence: MAHGNKNEKVVYVGDSRVRKPSGVVSVPPDYTSFPGRSEAFIPNFLLKEWMVGCVVLVGFLVLTIAHPAPLGYPADPTNSAFIPIPDWYFLFLYQLLKYPWVSGDYVAWGVVGIPGVAFGSLMLAPFLDTGKERRFYRRPIASALMLLSLVACFYLTKVSWDFYQHELEVTGTVPEHLTREEEAREAAMSGKEPPSATKPVEEVALVDADNADIKAIMEKAGCLQCHGTDLKGQAGAKIPSLRGVGDLLTKEELADIVTNGKGSMPAFGEQLSSEEINTLADWLAKQKAAGE
- a CDS encoding DUF1405 domain-containing protein; amino-acid sequence: MGFKLDRSLLLYRPFLWTLFIVNALGTVYGYYWYAYQLEQTVSDGHPWWQIVFVPDSPTASLFFTLALLYLLFPPASPGRGARLLRSGIEALGVVTSIKYGIWAVAMILAGASQGEPLEPQHYMLMASHLGMAVQALLYLPFFRFRKAAAAFALLWLLFNDYNDYAFGIFPYLPSPLYDHVPEVRTFTVGLTVFSFLVTLLGLALLRRGSDGRDR
- a CDS encoding sporulation protein YpjB, whose product is MSRRWWAALTAGLAAALLLHGAALAAAASREYAASEDELRLRAKQESFRAAADQLYESVMAADRNGIFYTLRDAEAAAGDETLRSSGGELGWIAVDEALRQASAAASRQSDTDGLLAAASKVRLAADSLTGGDDALWLQYRPILKEDARQLIIAWTTSGASDNGTAEARMKTLQQHWELIEPSALLMRDKALAEAMRDSIAYSSRLLTSRDGTRTGWAVQSFESLSGTADRLFLAGGGGGDLPAEALPLPPRAGGSWLIYAIVPLICALLTYVGWSNYRQGQHGVIVLPARPERPSRNGVVRK
- a CDS encoding YitT family protein; amino-acid sequence: MSNLAYRYLYKSILPVLLGTAIYAFGLQYFLLPNQLMEGGVTGIAVLLNYAFGWKLSITTLLLNIPLFFVGLRILGKLPMVMTIVGTLSLSLFLFIFEKGIETGWIEPFYAENDLILAALYAGVTLGGGLGIVFRFGGTTGGVDIAARIINRAKGWSMGQIILSFDAIIIGISLLYIPKQNVLYTLVAVFIASKLIDFIQEGAYAAKAFSIISEKGEEIADRITVELERGVTLIPAVGAYSKAQRNMIYCVVSRSEIRALRLIVKTIDPRAFIVISDVHDVLGEGFKEEA
- a CDS encoding nucleotide pyrophosphohydrolase; protein product: MEEKSLAEIQREVDRYIGQFKEGYFSPLSLVARLAEEVGELAREVNHAYGEKPKKPDEADNSIEMELGDILFILNCFANSLDIDLTKAHDAVMHKFNTRDADRWTRKNGEPQ
- a CDS encoding tetratricopeptide repeat protein — its product is MDGEGCIKKAYECILNGDFDGAIEWFLQAIQLEPRNASFHYKCSVSCARSGRWELALHHATQACQLKPDHEEYRYHLDVVEARRLVSDAKLLLASGEGSAAEAMEFLQEARILDPLQAEACYLAAVCCKQLGRLREARLLATEACRLEPAMEEARQLNRQLKRMLRRRGNE
- the dapB gene encoding 4-hydroxy-tetrahydrodipicolinate reductase, giving the protein MTTPIKVAVAGASGRMGREVVKLVLQEEGLQLAGAMSPSAGSVDAGRLVGLDEAGIKVAPTLEAMLSSADIDVLVDFTVPQSVYANTLEAVTRGIRPVVGATGFTPAQIEELDELCKQQKIGGLIAPNFSIGAILMMKFAAEAAKYFPHLEIIEYHGDQKLDAPSGTSIKTAELISAARNELRQGNPMEEETIEGSRGGYYDGFRIHSVRLPGVFAQQEVVFGAFGQSLKIRHDSYDRAGYMPGVAHAVRKVMTYEGMVYGFEHIMDG
- the mgsA gene encoding methylglyoxal synthase; its protein translation is MLQIAFIAHDRKKDEMVNFITAYEEAFKDAKLYSTGTTGSRIMEKTNLNIQRFMSGPLGGDQQIGALVAENELDLIIFLRDPLMAQPHEPDITALLRLCDVQGIPVATNIATAELLVKSMMRGDFAWRELVHKYKPE
- the bshB1 gene encoding bacillithiol biosynthesis deacetylase BshB1; its protein translation is MNPDTQVDLLVFGAHADDAEIGMGGTIALHARQGLRVGVCDLTRSEMSSNGDPKLRAEEAAEASRILGLSYRGCLGLPDRGLTGDAEQLAAVTREIRLRRPRVVFAPYWQDRHPDHNACSAIVEEAVFNAKLRRYMPELPPVQVERLVYYYINDQRDIALTVDISAQIETKLDALAAYRSQFDAAGGDRVETPLTQGYVQRVEHRDYLTGQAAGCRHAEGFALKRPYPVSGFIEA